One stretch of Fictibacillus sp. b24 DNA includes these proteins:
- a CDS encoding glycosyltransferase: protein MVSIITCTIRQKCLDNIFQNYNRQTWEDKELIIIINKDEMDIEIWNNKAQAYPNVSVYQLPESVTLGECINFGAQKAKHDYVAKFDDDDYYSPYYLKQSMKAFEETDASVVGKTTIYMFFKKQKLLTSFNLNKFGGALANNESKYNNNLLMGGTLIIKKNVFNKVQFAKTNIAEDADFCLTCINNGYTLFSTTKENYVYLRSGEPSDHTWKTKNDTLLKFCNIIVNTDHFEPFITKVYE, encoded by the coding sequence ATGGTTTCAATTATTACTTGCACAATAAGGCAGAAATGCTTAGATAATATCTTTCAAAACTATAACAGACAAACTTGGGAGGATAAAGAATTAATAATAATAATAAACAAAGATGAAATGGATATCGAAATATGGAATAATAAAGCACAAGCATACCCTAACGTTTCAGTATATCAATTACCAGAATCAGTGACTCTTGGTGAATGTATTAACTTTGGGGCACAAAAGGCAAAACATGATTATGTAGCTAAATTTGATGATGACGACTACTATTCGCCCTACTATTTAAAGCAAAGCATGAAGGCGTTTGAAGAGACGGATGCATCGGTTGTAGGGAAAACTACTATATACATGTTTTTTAAAAAACAAAAATTGCTTACATCGTTTAACCTTAATAAATTTGGTGGCGCTTTAGCGAATAACGAAAGTAAATATAATAATAATCTATTAATGGGTGGAACATTGATTATTAAAAAAAATGTATTTAATAAGGTGCAGTTTGCGAAAACAAATATTGCCGAAGATGCTGACTTTTGTTTAACATGCATTAATAATGGATATACACTATTTTCTACAACAAAAGAAAACTATGTTTACTTAAGAAGTGGTGAGCCTAGTGACCATACATGGAAAACTAAGAATGATACACTCTTAAAATTTTGCAATATAATTGTAAACACGGATCATTTTGAACCCTTTATAACAAAAGTATACGAATAA
- a CDS encoding glycosyltransferase family 2 protein has translation MNKPDVSVLIPSYNPGQFLRKAIESVFYQSYKEWQIVLVDDHSTDNSLSTIDEYLKDSRVTLLKNNTNLGQSKTQNRGLSLIQTPYILKLDADDWLFPNTMEKMRKEMDLVSEKVALIWGNKTDIYEDQDGNILFEVPRIGGRSYNNPYEFMLSNDVPFPRFYRTSAVKSVGGWPTDDPWDGRHMEDRRIDYLLIEQFEIHWMNEMLYNYRQHPNNATKKIALYNEVFEWLVHYTLKKWGDQYEPIFKTYCGWRQLAQLKPKKKGCDL, from the coding sequence GTGAATAAACCTGATGTTTCTGTATTAATTCCTTCTTATAATCCAGGCCAGTTTCTTAGAAAAGCAATAGAGAGTGTTTTTTATCAGTCCTATAAAGAGTGGCAAATTGTACTGGTAGATGATCATTCAACAGATAATAGTCTTTCAACTATTGATGAATATTTAAAAGATTCCCGTGTGACCCTTTTAAAGAATAATACCAACTTAGGTCAGTCCAAAACACAAAATAGAGGATTATCCCTTATCCAGACTCCGTATATATTAAAACTAGATGCAGATGACTGGCTATTTCCAAATACGATGGAAAAAATGAGAAAAGAAATGGATCTTGTTTCTGAAAAGGTTGCCTTGATTTGGGGAAATAAGACCGATATATATGAGGATCAAGATGGAAACATCCTGTTTGAAGTACCGCGTATAGGTGGACGTTCCTATAATAATCCATATGAATTTATGTTATCAAATGACGTCCCCTTTCCTAGATTTTATCGTACCTCTGCAGTAAAGAGCGTAGGTGGATGGCCGACTGATGACCCGTGGGATGGCAGGCACATGGAGGATAGAAGAATAGATTATTTACTAATCGAACAATTTGAAATACATTGGATGAATGAAATGCTTTACAATTATCGGCAGCATCCGAATAATGCTACCAAAAAAATTGCTCTTTATAATGAAGTGTTCGAATGGCTCGTACATTATACCTTAAAAAAATGGGGAGATCAGTATGAACCTATTTTTAAGACTTATTGTGGATGGAGACAATTAGCCCAACTGAAGCCAAAGAAGAAAGGGTGTGACCTATAG
- a CDS encoding glycosyltransferase family 2 protein — protein MLASVVMSVFNGEDYIEEAIKSILSQSFRDFEYIIINDGSTDGTHNLLAQINDNRVKVYHFDENKGIANALNFAIEQANGKWIFIQDADDVSLPERLEEQLKFLNQYPDTAVLGSLVHCISGNKGISKGRLDHYPKYWNSIISPEEITKEIHFKMPFCHGSTAFSKQVFINAGKYNPKYEIAHDYDLLSRMNEFGHFRKILKVLYHYRIRKDSVAHKNMLLTCNEVMIISSDFIYNRYFKHLNRKPQFYFFGSSAAYPNFVQNVAPNLNMQVYDYCSDETIENFSMVQNLYQHKKIDGIIFLVTNLPNQKTLNFFTNNGMSLNKQLFRFNSLL, from the coding sequence ATGCTTGCTTCTGTTGTAATGAGTGTTTTTAACGGGGAGGATTATATCGAAGAAGCTATCAAAAGTATTCTTAGCCAATCCTTTCGTGATTTTGAGTACATTATAATAAATGATGGGTCCACGGACGGAACTCATAACCTACTTGCACAAATCAATGATAATAGGGTTAAAGTTTATCATTTTGATGAGAACAAAGGGATTGCTAATGCACTTAACTTTGCAATTGAGCAAGCAAATGGAAAATGGATTTTCATACAAGATGCAGATGATGTTAGTCTTCCAGAGCGACTGGAAGAACAGTTGAAATTTTTAAACCAATACCCTGATACTGCTGTATTAGGTTCATTGGTTCATTGTATTTCAGGTAATAAAGGCATTTCAAAAGGCCGTTTAGATCATTATCCAAAGTATTGGAATTCCATTATTTCACCAGAAGAAATCACTAAAGAAATCCACTTTAAAATGCCTTTTTGCCATGGCTCAACAGCTTTTTCTAAACAAGTGTTCATTAATGCAGGTAAATATAATCCGAAGTATGAAATCGCTCACGATTATGATTTATTGTCTAGAATGAATGAATTTGGTCACTTTAGAAAAATTTTAAAAGTGCTGTACCATTATCGAATCAGAAAAGATTCTGTTGCACACAAAAATATGCTCCTTACGTGTAACGAAGTAATGATTATTTCGAGTGATTTTATATACAACAGGTACTTTAAGCACTTAAACAGAAAACCCCAGTTCTACTTCTTTGGTTCTTCGGCCGCCTATCCGAATTTTGTTCAAAATGTAGCACCTAATCTAAATATGCAAGTGTATGACTATTGTTCGGATGAAACAATAGAAAATTTCTCAATGGTACAAAATCTATATCAACATAAGAAGATCGATGGAATTATATTTCTAGTAACCAATCTACCCAATCAGAAAACATTAAATTTTTTCACGAATAATGGTATGTCTCTAAATAAACAGTTGTTTCGTTTTAATAGTTTGTTGTGA
- a CDS encoding glycosyltransferase family 2 protein encodes MLASVITAVFNGEKYLQESIESILNQTIKEIEFIIVNDGSTDSTKDILDAITDKRVKIIHLEKNLGAANALNTGISYAKSDWIAIQDADDISMPTRIEEQLLHVSKNPHLVGVSSLVECIKGNIPVSPSIFYGEQTLYNIVLNKEDNFNSRLYNCYVCHGSVMFSKEAFQRVNGYNPHFKISYDYDLWLRLYDIYPIEKINRILYQYRVLPNSLGKRSKSDTISELMTSVIHFIGNSIISNKKKNNPSFVVLGSKKGCSFVMKKVKLREEINIMKFLDGGKNRSKKITLEYYNQGLIDGIIILNNKNAQHLIDYFLDMGLIFNQDVFKIWNYKF; translated from the coding sequence TTGTTAGCTTCAGTAATAACAGCGGTTTTTAATGGGGAAAAATACCTACAAGAGTCTATTGAAAGTATATTAAATCAGACTATTAAAGAAATTGAATTTATCATTGTTAATGATGGATCAACAGATAGCACAAAAGATATATTAGATGCCATTACTGACAAAAGGGTGAAAATTATACACTTAGAAAAAAACCTTGGTGCTGCTAATGCATTAAATACAGGCATTAGTTATGCCAAAAGTGATTGGATAGCTATTCAAGATGCAGATGATATAAGTATGCCTACTAGAATAGAAGAACAATTACTTCATGTTTCTAAAAATCCTCACTTAGTAGGTGTTAGTTCTCTTGTCGAATGTATTAAAGGAAATATCCCAGTTTCTCCAAGTATATTTTATGGGGAACAAACTTTATATAACATTGTATTAAACAAGGAAGATAACTTTAATTCTCGATTATATAATTGCTATGTTTGCCATGGTTCAGTCATGTTTTCAAAAGAAGCTTTTCAAAGAGTAAATGGTTATAATCCACATTTTAAAATTTCCTATGATTATGATTTATGGCTTCGATTATATGATATATATCCGATTGAAAAGATTAATAGAATACTTTATCAATACCGTGTTCTTCCAAATTCATTAGGGAAAAGAAGTAAATCTGATACTATTTCAGAACTTATGACAAGTGTAATACATTTTATAGGTAATTCGATTATTTCAAATAAAAAAAAGAACAATCCTTCCTTTGTCGTTTTAGGATCTAAAAAGGGATGCTCATTTGTTATGAAAAAAGTTAAATTAAGAGAAGAAATAAATATTATGAAGTTTCTTGATGGTGGTAAAAATAGAAGTAAGAAAATTACTTTAGAATATTATAACCAGGGTTTAATTGATGGAATTATAATTCTTAATAATAAGAATGCTCAACATTTAATAGACTACTTCTTGGATATGGGGCTAATTTTTAATCAAGACGTTTTTAAAATTTGGAATTACAAGTTTTAA
- a CDS encoding sugar phosphate nucleotidyltransferase: MKGIILAAGRGSRLQPFSFTQPKTMLPIANKPVLEYCIENLKMANIKEIGIVINSLQYEIIDYINSRYDQSVNVTFIFQHEAKGIAHAVKQAEEYINNEPFLLLLGDNLIKESLITLRNHLDDPEITSSVMLAKVDSPKDFGIAEIRNQEIITLEEKPPFPKSNLAVIGAYAFRPSIFKAIDQITTSARGELEITDAIQWLIDNGHTISHTITTKPYTDVGTTERWLLANHWILSEITATTSKLNLNDVNIKDSTIIPPVVIGAGCTVTNSTVGPFVTIGKSSSIENCKIQNSILLEETVIKDCSCTFTDAIFGRETYIKGLNSNLANCILGDKTKIILN; the protein is encoded by the coding sequence TTGAAAGGAATAATCTTAGCAGCAGGAAGAGGAAGTCGGTTGCAGCCATTTTCATTTACACAGCCAAAAACAATGCTCCCTATCGCCAATAAACCCGTATTGGAATATTGTATTGAAAACTTAAAAATGGCCAATATTAAAGAAATTGGAATAGTTATTAATTCATTACAGTACGAAATTATAGATTATATCAATTCTAGATATGATCAATCGGTAAATGTTACTTTTATCTTTCAGCATGAAGCAAAAGGAATTGCTCACGCAGTAAAGCAGGCAGAAGAATATATAAATAATGAACCATTTTTACTTTTATTAGGTGATAATTTAATTAAAGAGTCCCTTATCACACTTAGGAATCATTTAGATGATCCAGAAATCACCAGCTCCGTCATGTTAGCGAAGGTTGATTCCCCAAAGGATTTTGGTATTGCGGAAATCAGAAATCAAGAAATCATCACATTAGAAGAGAAGCCACCATTTCCAAAGTCAAACTTGGCAGTGATCGGAGCATACGCTTTTCGTCCCTCTATCTTTAAGGCAATTGATCAAATAACAACTTCCGCAAGGGGAGAACTTGAGATTACTGATGCTATACAATGGTTAATTGACAATGGACATACAATTTCACATACGATTACCACCAAACCATATACTGATGTTGGAACAACTGAACGATGGCTTCTTGCCAACCATTGGATTTTAAGTGAAATAACTGCTACAACAAGTAAGTTAAACTTGAATGATGTAAATATAAAAGATTCAACTATTATACCACCAGTTGTTATTGGGGCAGGCTGTACTGTAACCAATTCAACAGTCGGTCCATTTGTAACCATTGGTAAAAGTTCTTCTATAGAAAACTGTAAAATTCAAAATAGTATTCTTCTCGAAGAGACAGTGATTAAAGATTGTTCTTGTACCTTTACTGATGCCATTTTTGGGAGAGAAACTTACATTAAGGGATTAAATAGTAATTTAGCAAATTGTATTTTAGGAGACAAGACAAAAATTATTCTAAACTAA
- a CDS encoding glycosyltransferase family 2 protein, translating to MSIEVSVIMISYNKYPQNLFSLFALENQTFDLSKMEVIFVDDSSSDETPKLKEYSSEFEFKYIRCDQNVGRSKAKNIGIQASSGSILIFIDAEMILDPEFVEQHYNYHQIEDNFVLTGCLQHYCAYTVIDPNYNTKQRKHVYSLIKKANRKSSKKIKISKSSLKRTHEKVQLFSEEDIKNLQYKDLSFYEPFYPEIINKYGIEYKDFYMPWMFVITHNISLRKNLLKEVGLFFEGFQGYGCEDWELGYRLYKNGAKIIDIPHVHVYHQEHPRGNNDSNEGIKNYYRFFRQHPNFDVGVLCLAWMGKSYIEINDLIGEFEKLISENPKQYINFTKVIVELFNGVFVCLSENKRIANLLSYSKMKNDLNVELMLKEKERLTIEKKAGKLVNTMNYLLNI from the coding sequence ATGAGTATTGAAGTTAGTGTGATAATGATTTCTTACAATAAATACCCGCAAAATCTGTTTTCATTATTTGCACTAGAAAATCAGACATTTGACCTCTCAAAAATGGAAGTCATTTTTGTAGATGACTCTTCTTCTGACGAAACACCTAAACTAAAAGAATATTCATCTGAATTTGAATTTAAGTATATACGCTGTGACCAGAATGTTGGAAGATCAAAGGCGAAAAACATTGGCATACAGGCATCAAGTGGGAGTATTCTTATTTTTATTGATGCTGAAATGATACTAGATCCAGAGTTTGTTGAACAGCACTATAATTATCATCAGATTGAAGATAATTTTGTTTTGACAGGTTGTTTACAGCATTACTGCGCCTACACAGTTATAGATCCAAACTATAATACTAAACAAAGAAAGCATGTATATTCACTAATTAAAAAAGCAAATCGAAAATCCTCTAAAAAAATAAAAATAAGTAAAAGTTCATTGAAAAGAACCCATGAAAAAGTCCAATTGTTTTCAGAAGAAGATATAAAAAATCTTCAATATAAGGATTTATCATTTTATGAACCCTTTTATCCGGAAATTATTAATAAGTATGGCATTGAATATAAAGACTTTTATATGCCTTGGATGTTTGTTATTACACATAACATATCATTACGGAAAAACCTGTTGAAGGAAGTTGGCCTTTTTTTTGAAGGTTTCCAAGGTTATGGATGTGAAGATTGGGAGTTAGGATACAGGTTATATAAGAATGGAGCAAAAATTATAGATATTCCACATGTACATGTATACCATCAAGAACACCCAAGAGGAAATAATGACAGCAATGAAGGGATAAAAAATTATTATAGGTTTTTTAGACAACATCCTAATTTTGATGTTGGGGTTCTTTGTCTTGCATGGATGGGTAAGTCATATATAGAAATAAACGATTTGATTGGTGAATTTGAAAAGCTTATTAGCGAAAATCCAAAACAGTATATTAATTTTACTAAAGTCATAGTTGAATTGTTTAATGGAGTATTTGTTTGTTTGAGTGAGAATAAAAGAATTGCTAACCTTCTTTCCTATTCTAAGATGAAAAATGATTTGAATGTAGAGTTAATGTTAAAAGAGAAGGAAAGATTAACAATTGAAAAAAAAGCAGGAAAATTAGTTAATACAATGAACTATTTATTAAATATTTGA
- a CDS encoding glycosyltransferase family A protein, whose product MVSIITCTMRDHCMENIFQNYLNQSYEPKELIIILNHDCMNINKWKEKALAFKNVSVYQLQQDTSLGSCINFAIEKAKFDLIANFDDDDYYSSHYLEKSVENLHKLNVDVIGKTSVYIYLKDRQILAVFNPNNENQFVNDQKSFGKQYLQGGTLVFKKKVHEIVKFPDQIKEVDRVFSMDCVKRGFKVYSSNKDEFVYIRCDDEGQHTWQVPIDIIINVSKFIANTKNFKEIL is encoded by the coding sequence ATGGTTTCAATAATTACTTGTACCATGAGAGATCATTGTATGGAAAATATTTTTCAAAATTACCTAAATCAATCCTATGAACCTAAGGAACTAATTATTATTTTAAATCATGATTGCATGAATATTAATAAATGGAAAGAAAAAGCATTAGCATTTAAAAATGTTTCCGTATATCAATTGCAACAAGATACCAGCTTAGGATCTTGTATTAACTTTGCTATTGAAAAGGCAAAGTTTGATCTTATAGCAAATTTTGACGATGATGATTACTACAGTTCACATTACTTAGAAAAATCAGTTGAAAATCTCCATAAACTGAATGTAGATGTAATAGGAAAAACATCAGTGTATATCTATTTAAAAGATAGACAAATTTTAGCTGTATTTAATCCTAATAATGAAAACCAATTTGTGAATGATCAGAAGAGTTTTGGAAAGCAATATCTTCAAGGGGGAACTTTAGTTTTTAAAAAGAAAGTCCATGAGATAGTAAAGTTTCCAGATCAAATAAAAGAAGTTGACCGTGTTTTTAGTATGGATTGTGTTAAAAGAGGGTTTAAAGTTTATTCCTCAAATAAGGATGAATTTGTTTATATTCGATGTGATGATGAAGGGCAGCATACTTGGCAAGTGCCAATTGATATTATTATTAATGTAAGCAAGTTTATTGCAAATACCAAAAATTTTAAGGAGATTTTATAA
- a CDS encoding UDP-glucuronic acid decarboxylase family protein yields MKKIVITGVAGFLGSHLAKVLLSKNNKVIGLDNFSTGKKQNLLAFSSNPNFIFIDMDVSLEKVKELDELNDIDEIYHLASPASPAFYQKSPFDTIAVNTIGTKNMLDIAKRNKAKLVYLSTSEVYGDPEIHPQHEDYNGSVNTWGPRACYDEGKRLGEVFCYLYYELFNLRIKVARIFNTYSAGLRNDDGRVISNFITQALKGENITVYGDGTQTRSFCYVDDTIKALMLMMDNDMANGELINIGNSEEISVIKLAELIKKLTNSSSVITFHPLPQDDPKQRCPNTKKANRILGWEPNTTLEEGLLKTIEAYRTKLNDK; encoded by the coding sequence TTGAAAAAAATTGTGATTACTGGTGTTGCTGGTTTTTTAGGTTCTCACCTTGCAAAAGTCCTTTTATCTAAAAATAATAAGGTTATTGGTTTAGATAATTTTTCAACTGGAAAGAAACAGAACTTATTAGCTTTTTCATCAAATCCCAATTTCATATTTATAGACATGGATGTATCCTTGGAAAAAGTAAAGGAATTAGATGAGTTAAATGATATTGATGAGATATATCATTTGGCCTCCCCTGCTTCCCCTGCCTTTTATCAGAAATCACCTTTCGATACTATTGCAGTAAATACGATTGGAACAAAAAACATGTTGGATATTGCGAAAAGAAATAAAGCAAAGCTAGTTTACCTCAGCACAAGTGAGGTATATGGAGACCCTGAGATCCACCCGCAGCATGAAGATTATAATGGGTCTGTAAATACATGGGGTCCAAGAGCTTGCTATGATGAGGGAAAACGACTTGGTGAAGTATTCTGCTATTTGTATTATGAGCTATTTAATCTACGGATCAAGGTAGCCCGTATTTTTAATACGTACTCTGCGGGTTTACGCAATGATGACGGAAGAGTCATTTCAAATTTCATCACTCAAGCTTTAAAAGGAGAAAATATTACAGTATATGGGGACGGCACACAAACTCGTTCATTTTGTTATGTAGATGATACCATCAAAGCTTTAATGTTAATGATGGACAATGATATGGCAAATGGTGAACTAATTAACATTGGAAATTCCGAAGAAATTTCAGTCATAAAATTAGCAGAGCTAATAAAAAAACTGACTAATTCTTCGAGTGTAATCACCTTCCATCCCCTTCCACAAGACGACCCTAAACAAAGATGTCCCAATACAAAGAAAGCAAACCGTATACTAGGATGGGAGCCAAATACTACACTCGAAGAAGGGCTTCTCAAAACAATTGAAGCATATCGAACAAAGCTTAACGATAAATAA
- a CDS encoding UDP-glucose dehydrogenase family protein has product MKILIMGTGYVGTTTALTLCELGHQVIGYDVDPLKIASLQNKNLHFFEPGLKELLVKHLHSGNIQFTENQKQAVQQSEIIFICVGTPQKDDGSANLEYVQQAASMIGNYLNNYKVIVNKSTVPVGTAEKVTKWIHDSLVSPVHYDVISNPEFLKEGTALADSLNPERIVIGSYSEKATDKMKNLYSKFNATFVITTPQTAELIKYAANSFLATKISFINEIARLCENVNVDVKDVAYGIGLDSRIGLSFLQAGIGYGGSCFPKDVLALLSTAQQNNTNLSLLEKTYAINNTQPLYFVEKIKNKLRDIKGRNIAILGLSFKPNTDDIRESPAIKIIEELYEQSANIVVHDPVAKLPKNLSQKITQITSIHSLMENTDALIICTDWPQYETIDWLQVKQKMRNPYIFDGRNMLNARKMTELGFYYEGIGYRQS; this is encoded by the coding sequence TTGAAAATACTAATAATGGGAACCGGATATGTCGGCACAACTACCGCATTAACCTTATGTGAACTTGGACATCAAGTTATAGGATACGATGTAGACCCATTAAAGATTGCTTCCTTGCAAAATAAAAATTTACACTTTTTTGAACCGGGATTGAAAGAATTACTTGTTAAGCATTTACATTCCGGAAATATTCAATTTACTGAAAACCAAAAACAAGCTGTTCAACAAAGTGAAATTATCTTCATTTGTGTAGGAACACCTCAAAAAGATGACGGAAGTGCAAACCTAGAATATGTGCAACAAGCAGCTTCCATGATTGGAAACTATTTAAATAACTATAAAGTTATAGTGAATAAAAGTACTGTCCCTGTAGGAACAGCTGAAAAAGTAACAAAATGGATACATGACTCTTTAGTATCCCCTGTTCATTATGACGTAATTTCAAATCCCGAATTCTTAAAAGAAGGGACAGCTTTAGCAGATTCTCTAAACCCTGAAAGAATTGTTATCGGAAGCTATAGCGAGAAAGCCACAGATAAAATGAAAAATCTGTACTCTAAATTTAATGCTACTTTTGTTATCACTACTCCTCAAACTGCAGAACTGATTAAATATGCTGCAAATTCATTTTTAGCTACTAAAATATCCTTCATAAATGAAATCGCTAGGTTATGTGAAAACGTAAATGTTGATGTAAAGGACGTTGCTTACGGAATTGGTTTAGATTCAAGAATTGGATTATCTTTCCTTCAAGCAGGAATTGGATACGGAGGCTCGTGCTTCCCAAAAGATGTATTGGCATTACTCTCAACTGCACAACAAAACAATACTAACCTATCACTTTTAGAAAAAACTTATGCCATTAATAACACTCAACCACTTTATTTCGTCGAGAAGATTAAGAATAAATTAAGAGATATTAAGGGGAGAAACATAGCAATTCTTGGTTTGTCATTCAAGCCTAACACGGATGATATCCGGGAATCTCCTGCGATAAAAATTATTGAGGAATTATATGAACAATCAGCAAACATCGTTGTTCATGATCCAGTAGCAAAACTCCCTAAAAACCTTTCACAGAAAATAACCCAGATTACTTCCATTCACTCCTTAATGGAAAATACAGATGCACTCATAATCTGTACCGATTGGCCTCAATATGAAACGATTGATTGGTTACAGGTTAAGCAAAAAATGAGGAACCCTTACATCTTTGATGGTAGAAACATGTTAAATGCCAGAAAAATGACAGAGTTAGGTTTTTATTATGAAGGGATAGGCTACCGACAATCTTAA
- the galE gene encoding UDP-glucose 4-epimerase GalE: protein MILVTGGAGYIGSHVVKELIYRGYEVIVLDNLNEGHKEAVQAKAKFFKGDILNERDVDSVFLQYPLSAVIHFAAHCYVGESVKNPDIYYENNVQGTLNLLKVMNKHQVRNIVFSSSCAVYGNTNSLINENLETNPINPYGWSKLMCEQIIKDFYNAYKLNYVILRYFNVAGADIFGELGEDHNPETHLIPSILKHLIGKKESIQVYGNDYETKDGTCIRDYIHVTDLANAHVRALQNMIKNDNTQEIYNVGNEKGYSVKDIIQVCENVTNKKAKVEYVKRREGDPPILIASSLKIRKELNWKAKYELEQMIETAWKWLSTHPNGYTKK, encoded by the coding sequence ATGATCTTAGTTACTGGTGGAGCTGGATATATCGGTAGTCATGTAGTTAAAGAGTTAATTTACAGAGGTTATGAAGTTATTGTTTTAGATAATTTAAATGAAGGTCATAAAGAAGCAGTTCAAGCAAAGGCAAAATTTTTTAAAGGTGATATTCTGAATGAACGGGATGTGGATTCCGTTTTTTTACAATACCCTTTATCTGCAGTCATACATTTTGCCGCACATTGTTATGTAGGTGAATCAGTAAAAAATCCGGACATATATTATGAAAACAATGTTCAAGGAACTCTAAATTTATTAAAAGTAATGAACAAGCATCAAGTAAGAAACATTGTCTTTTCATCTTCATGCGCAGTATATGGAAATACGAATTCCTTAATTAATGAAAATCTAGAAACTAACCCAATAAATCCGTATGGATGGTCAAAGCTAATGTGTGAACAAATAATTAAAGACTTTTATAATGCATATAAGTTGAACTATGTAATATTGCGTTATTTCAATGTAGCAGGTGCTGATATTTTTGGCGAACTGGGTGAAGACCACAATCCAGAAACACATTTAATCCCAAGTATTTTAAAGCATCTAATTGGTAAAAAGGAAAGTATACAAGTCTATGGAAACGATTATGAAACCAAAGACGGGACTTGCATAAGAGATTATATACATGTAACAGACTTGGCAAATGCTCATGTTAGAGCACTACAGAATATGATAAAAAATGACAATACGCAAGAGATTTATAATGTTGGAAATGAGAAAGGGTACTCGGTTAAAGATATTATCCAAGTGTGTGAAAACGTTACTAATAAAAAAGCAAAAGTAGAATATGTAAAAAGGAGAGAGGGAGATCCTCCAATATTAATCGCAAGTTCTTTGAAAATTAGGAAAGAGTTAAACTGGAAAGCCAAATACGAACTTGAACAGATGATTGAAACTGCATGGAAATGGCTTTCAACCCATCCGAATGGGTACACAAAAAAGTGA